A window from Manis javanica isolate MJ-LG chromosome 10, MJ_LKY, whole genome shotgun sequence encodes these proteins:
- the CCER1 gene encoding coiled-coil domain-containing glutamate-rich protein 1 — translation MTQAPDRRQDPLNRGGGWASSAPLYTWSSSHSRRRAPIYNRRYRYGPKAEYEAPRRQEKRQPHPGPWFQPPVPCWAGSSPWGCWGRPWRAPLGGFPQLPGRVQIIPVYGECPPCLCWCACWHAPWGRGWGRPPPGQRKCWSRRGRSPRRCSRRDPLRRPRRLYEWREPGMRAPHNTTQFIMNQIYEDMRQQEKQKRQQAALQAGARGQASPGAGSEIDAERWERSYGFAQNPNLAITPETKQENRSTPHRLVGGEQGEVKEEAQQQEECARKECEGKEAEREAESETGSEAGSETESEAGSEAGSEAGSEEDKETQTEDEEGADEEQVAAGEEQKGLAEVGQREEENPLPLDIPLSFFVEAEETENFLNYAYLSPEQMIPEMLPEALLMFDDINF, via the coding sequence ATGACCCAGGCTCCTGATAGAAGGCAGGACCCCCTTAACCGGGGCGGTGGCTGGGCATCCTCGGCCCCACTGTACACCTGGTCTTCCAGCCACAGCAGGCGCAGGGCCCCTATTTACAACCGGCGCTACCGCTATGGCCCCAAGGCCGAGTACGAGGCCCCCAGGAGACAGGAGAAACGCCAGCCCCACCCGGGCCCTTGGTTCCAACCACCCGTCCCTTGCTGGGCCGGGTCCTcaccctggggctgctggggaaGACCCTGGCGCGCGCCTCTCGGGGGGTTCCCGCAGCTCCCCGGCCGTGTGCAGATCATCCCGGTGTACGGCGAGTGCCCGCCCTGCCTGTGCTGGTGTGCCTGCTGGCACGCGCCCTGGGGCCGTGGCTGGGGGAGGCCTCCCCCTGGCCAGAGGAAGTGCTGGAGCCGCAGGGGCCGCAGCCCGCGCCGCTGCTCCCGGAGGGACCCGCTGCGGCGGCCCCGCAGGCTGTATGAGTGGCGGGAGCCCGGCATGCGTGCGCCGCACAACACCACGCAGTTCATCATGAACCAGATCTACGAGGACATGCGACAGCAGGAGAAACAGAAGCGCCAGCAGGCGGCGCTGCAAGCCGGAGCGCGCGGCCAGGCCTCCCCCGGCGCCGGCAGCGAGATCGACGCGGAGCGGTGGGAACGTTCATACGGCTTTGCGCAGAATCCCAATCTAGCCATCACTCCGGAGACCAAGCAGGAAAACCGTTCTACCCCGCACCGGCTGGTGGGGGGCGAGCAGGGAGAAGTGAAGGAGGAGGCGCAGCAGCAGGAGGAGTGTGCCCGGAAGGAGTGTGAGGGGAAGGAGGCTGAGAGGGAGGCTGAGAGCGAGACTGGGAGCGAGGCTGGGAGCGAGACTGAGAGCGAGGCTGGGAGCGAGGCTGGGAGCGAGGCTGGGAGCGAGGAGGACAAAGAGACTCAGACCGAGGATGAAGAGGGCGCAGACGAGGAGCAGGTGGCAGCAGGAGAAGAGCAGAAGGGGCTGGCGGAGGTcgggcagagagaggaggagaatcCTTTGCCTCTAGATATACCTTTATCATTCTTTGTGGaggcagaagagacagagaactTTCTGAACTATGCTTATTTAAGCCCCGAGCAGATGATTCCCGAAATGCTGCCAGAAGCTCTCCTCATGTTCGACGACATCAACTTTTAG